A genomic region of Candidatus Binatus sp. contains the following coding sequences:
- a CDS encoding D-2-hydroxyacid dehydrogenase, translating to MTVTKIVVLDGRALNPGDLSWKALSAIGELQVFDHSADDQIIARAHEAEIVLTNKTRLSAQILRQLKSTRYIGVLATGYDVVDVQAARELKISVTNIPTYATASVAEFSFALLLELCHHVALHADATRAGEWSRSKDFSFWKTPLVELAGKTIGIIGLGQIGRRVAEIALAFEMRVVAAGAARRPVPDWPRFRWCEVDELLRQADAVSLHCPLLPQTQGIINAKSLAMMKPSAFLINTSRGPLVIEQDLADALNRGRLAGAAVDVLSSEPPSADNPLLRAKNCIVTPHIAWASKEARTRLLDTAIANVRAFLDGHPVNLVN from the coding sequence GTGACCGTCACGAAGATAGTTGTTCTCGATGGTCGCGCCTTGAATCCGGGCGATTTGAGCTGGAAGGCGCTCAGCGCGATTGGCGAACTGCAAGTCTTTGACCATAGCGCGGACGATCAGATCATAGCGCGCGCGCACGAGGCCGAAATCGTGCTGACCAACAAGACCCGGCTGTCTGCGCAAATCTTGCGGCAGCTCAAAAGTACCCGTTATATCGGTGTACTGGCCACCGGGTACGACGTAGTCGACGTGCAAGCGGCACGCGAGCTCAAGATCTCCGTCACCAATATCCCGACCTATGCGACGGCCTCGGTAGCGGAATTCAGCTTTGCGCTGCTGCTCGAGCTGTGCCATCACGTGGCCCTTCACGCCGACGCGACCCGCGCCGGAGAGTGGTCGCGATCAAAGGATTTCAGCTTCTGGAAAACGCCCCTGGTCGAGCTGGCGGGCAAGACGATCGGGATAATCGGTCTCGGTCAGATTGGCCGGCGCGTGGCCGAGATCGCGCTGGCTTTCGAAATGCGGGTGGTTGCTGCCGGTGCGGCCAGAAGGCCGGTTCCCGACTGGCCCCGCTTTCGATGGTGCGAAGTCGATGAACTGCTGCGCCAAGCCGATGCCGTGAGCCTGCACTGCCCGCTGCTTCCACAAACCCAGGGAATCATCAATGCCAAGTCTCTGGCGATGATGAAACCCAGCGCCTTTCTCATCAACACGTCGCGTGGCCCGCTGGTCATCGAGCAGGACCTGGCTGACGCGCTCAACCGCGGGCGTCTGGCGGGCGCCGCGGTTGACGTGCTTTCGAGCGAGCCGCCCTCCGCCGACAATCCGCTTTTACGTGCGAAGAATTGCATCGTGACACCGCACATCGCGTGGGCATCGAAGGAAGCGCGAACGCGGCTGCTCGATACCGCGATCGCCAATGTGCGAGCATTTCTGGACGGCCATCCCGTCAACCTTGTGAACTAA
- a CDS encoding universal stress protein, whose protein sequence is MTTLFENILCPVDFDENSIVAAKTARDMLQGRDGRLYLLHAMNFKFPLTDEEATLPLSDAKEKLEELAVKHLGGQIRYEVLVEKSDDTAKSILEAARRIHAGCIVMATHARKGFDRFLLGSIAESVEREAPCPVLIVCGRNRK, encoded by the coding sequence TCGACGAGAATTCCATTGTCGCGGCGAAAACAGCTCGCGACATGCTGCAGGGGCGGGATGGACGCCTTTACCTGCTCCACGCGATGAATTTTAAATTCCCGCTTACCGATGAAGAGGCGACACTGCCTCTGTCAGATGCGAAGGAAAAACTTGAAGAGCTTGCGGTTAAACACCTCGGCGGCCAGATTCGCTACGAAGTCCTTGTCGAAAAGAGCGATGACACGGCCAAGTCCATTTTGGAAGCAGCGCGCCGAATTCATGCCGGTTGCATAGTCATGGCCACACACGCAAGGAAGGGGTTCGATCGGTTTCTGCTCGGCAGCATTGCGGAGAGCGTCGAGCGCGAGGCTCCTTGCCCGGTGCTAATAGTATGCGGTCGGAACCGTAAATAA